In the genome of Falsirhodobacter halotolerans, the window AACACGTCGCGCGTGCAGATCGATTGCTATGGCCCGACCTGGGCCGATGCGCGAGGGGTTGCGGGGCGCGTTCGTGCGGCCCTCGACGGTTATCGCGGCGGTGTCTTCCGGGGCATCTTCGCAGACGGAATGCGCCAGACCCGCGAGGCTGGTGCGAATGCTGGCGAGTCCATCTATCGCGCCAGCGCGGACTTCATCATCCATTGGAGAACCTCACATGCTTGAAATCGAATCCCAGGCCGATATCGGCTATCAGGACGAGTTGTGGATCGGTCCGTTCGGGGATGGTCAAACCCCCACGGCTTGGACGCAGATCCTTGGCGTCGAAGAATTGGGGATGCCGGAAAAGACCCCCGAAGATGTCGATGTCACGCATATGCAATCGCCGGGGCGGTCCCGCGAAACGCGGCCCGGCCTGATGGCGGTGGCGGATTTCTCGCAGGACATCCAGTTCTGGCCGGAGCATCCGAGCCAGGTTCTGCTGGACGATCTGGCGGAACTGACCGAGGCGGGCGAGCCGGCCTACGTCCTGATCGAGATGAACGTGGGCGGGATGCGTCGGACCTATCGCGGTTACGTCAACTCGTTCACGCCCTCGGGCAGTGTGGGTGACAAGCGCATGGCTAGCTTGGCGATGAAAGTCTTCGACCGCGTCGCAAACAGCCGGGTGCCCGCATGAGCGACGTGACCGGCGCGTATCACCACGCTTTCGGTGAGAAAACCTATCGCCTTCGCCTGACCCTTGGCGGGATTGCCAAGCTGCAAGGTCGGCACGGCGACGATCTGGGCGGGCTGCTGTCGGGCAAGTATGCCAAGAAGGAGGGCGACATGGGACCTGCGCCCATTCCCCCGTTCGGCATCATGCTGGACGTCGTGGCCGTCGCGTTGGAAAAGGGCGAGGCTCTACCTGCTGACGAGGCGGCGGACCTTGCCGACGACCTCATGACGGCGGATCGCAATGTGTTTTCCCATGTGATGACGGCGGCGTTCCCGGACTCGGTGGGAAACGAAAAGCCCCCCAGGGCGAAACGGGCCTGAACCTTGGGGATCTGTTGACCGCCTATGTCGCGCTCGGGCTGGATGCGGCACGGTTCTGGGGCGTGACGCCGCGCCTGTTGAAGCTTGAGATGGATGGCGCAGAGGCGCGTCTACGGCGCGACCGGGAACTGACATGGTGGGGTGCGATGCTGCCCCATCTGAAAAAGCCCGTCCCGCTGGAGAAGTTCATGGGGCAGAAGGTCGATCCGGCGACGCGAGCTGCGGCGTTCAATGCGGCCTGGGACCGTGTCGATCGGGCGTTCAATCGCAAAGGGCGTTCGCAGCCTTGATAAGGGGCCCAAGGCTCTTCTTGAGTTCTTGCCCCGCTATCACTTGGTCAGTTTTCCAGATGGGCTCAATAGACGTGTGCCCAGCCTGCCGGGCCGTGCCATTCAACGCATAGGTCGTGCCACTCGCGCGAATGGTTGCAGCTGATTTCCGGCAGGCCAATACGCCGCTGTCAACGGTAAGTGGCCAATCAGCCCCATACTCTGCGGCTCCCACTGTATTCTGGTCGCCAGGCGATGCCAGCAAGGCGATCACAAGGATGAATACGAGACCGATGCCCGTGACGTAGAAGAAGGTTTTCATTTATGGCCATCGTTATTGGTGATCTTCGGGCCATTCTTGGCCTTGATACGGCTGCGTTTCAACAAGGTATGGAGCGCGCGCAGGCTTCGCTGGCCAGCGCCGGAGCGAGCATGCGGCGGGTTGGGCGGCAAATGTCGGTTGCGGTCACTGCGCCCGTCGTGGGGTTCGGTGCCCTGACCGTTCGCACGGCGGCGCAGTTCGAGCAATCCATGAGCCGCGTCGGGGCCGTGTCCGGAGCGACGGCGGATCAGCTCAACCGCTTGTCCGATCAGGCAAAGGAGCTTGGCCGCACGACGCAGTTCAGCGCGTCGCAGGCGGCGGATGGCATGTCGTTTCTGGCGATGGCCGGGTTCGACGTGGATCAGATCCTGACGGCCATGCCGGGAACGCTGCAGCTTGCGGCGGCGGCGCAGATGGATCTGGCGAGTGCTGCGGATACGGCGTCGAACATTCTGTCGGGGTTCGGGAAGGACGTGGGCGAGCTGAGTCACGTCAATGACGTTCTGGCCAAGACCTTCACCAGCACGAACACCAGCATGCAGCAGCTGGGGGATGCGATGTCCTATGTCGGGCCGATCGCCTCGACGGCGGGCGCGGAGTTCGAAGAAGTCTCTGCCGCCATCGGGCTGTTGGGCAATGCCGGTATCCAGGGCGAACGCGCGGGCACCGCCTTGCGGGGATCCTTGTCGAAGATGCTGCAGCCCACATCGGCGGTCAAACGGCAGATGGATGAGGCGGGTCTCAGCTTTACCGACGCCACAGGCCGTTTACTTCCGCTGGTGGATATCATCGAGCAGCTGGAGCCGCATGCGGATGATGCCGCCCTGATGCTGTCGATCTTCGGGCAGGAAGCCGGACCGGGCATGGCGGCACTGGTCGCCCAAGGCAGCGGGGCGTTGCGTGATCTGACCGGGGAACTGCGCGAAAGCGGCGGCACCGCGGCGCGGATTGCCGACCTGCAGATGGACAACCTGAACGGCCAGATTAAAGCGCTGCAATCCGCGTTCGAAGGTCTGCAGCTGGCCATCGCCGATAGTGGTCTTTTGGCGATGATCACCGGCCTGACAAAGCGTCTGACCGAGTTCGTCCAGAACCTGTCGAACACCAGCCCGAACGTCGTCAAATATGGCGTGGTCATCGGCGGATTGGCGGCTGTGCTTGGGCCGGTGATCATCGCCCTCGGTCTTATGGCGTCGGCCATCGCGGCCATTGGGGTGCCGATCGCCGGGGCCATTCTCGCCATCAGCGGAATCACCGCCGCCATCGTTGCATTCTGGCCCGAGATCGAAAAGGCCGGCGCTGCCGTGTTCGAGTTCGGACGCAATGTCAGTGAGGCGATCCTGGGCATTCTGCCGGAACGGATCAGCTCCGTTCTGCTGGCCCTGCGGCAAACGATCGTGGACATCTTCACGTCCATCCCGGATTTCATCCGGCATGTGCCGAGCTTGATGGCGGAGTCTTTCGCCACCACCCCGGCGGCGGTTCTCGGGTTCTTCCGCGACCTGCCGCAGAACATCGTCGATCTGTTCTCGGCGCTGCCCGGCATGATGGCCGAGGTAGGGCGCAACATTCTTGATGGTCTGCTGGCAGGGTTGCGCGAGAGGTGGGAGGGTGTTCGGGAAAGCGTCACCGGATTTGCGTCCGGCATGGTGGACAGCGTGAAGGAGCGGTTGGGCATCCATTCCCCGTCCCGCGTGTTTCGCGAGATCGGGCAGAACATCATGCAGGGCCTTGGCCTTGGTGTGACGGACGAGGCAGGGAATGCGGTCGGGGCCATGCAAGTGGCGACGGACGGTATGGTCGGCAATGCGGCGCAGATCGGCAACGGCTTTGCCAGCATGGAAAGCACCGCATCCTCCGCCTTCCGAGGGCTGATCACCGGCACCCAGACAATGGCGGAGACGGTGGGCGTCATCTTGCAGCGCCTGTCCGACCGGTTGCTGGACAGCGCATTTTCAAGCCTGTGGGGCGGCCTTGGCAAAAGCAGCTGGGGTCAGGCGATCGGCGGTTTCTTCGGGGGCATCGGCGCCAACGCCAATGGTACGAACAACTGGCGTGGGGGGCTGACCTGGGTGAACGAGCGTGGAGGCGAACTGATGAACCTGCCCAACGGCACCCAGATCATTCCGCATGATGTCTCGAAACGGATGGCGGACAGAATGAACGGACAGCCCATCACCTACGCACCGTCCTACCATCTGGGTGGCACCGCGACCAAGGAAGACATCTCTCGGCTCAAGAGTGAGATGGCCCGCGATCAGGCGCAGTTCACACAGCGTGTTCAGGCGTCGTTACAGCGCCCGAGGGGCTGACATATGATACTGACCCGTGATCAATTCTGGGACCGCCTGCGCGTTCGCAGCCTCGACCTGTTTCCGCCCGCCCTGAAGGTGACCAGCCGGACGGCGGGCGGGCAGGTTATTTCTGCCCGCAGGTTCGGTGAGGATCTCTGGCGCGCCTCGGTGATGCTGGCCCCGCATCATTACGGCAGCGGACGGGAGCGGCGCACCTTGCTGGCGCTGGCGCAGCAGCCAGGAATGCAGGTCCTGATCAATGACCCCACCTATGTGGGCCCCAACCGCACGGGTGTGACGCTTCAGGCAGTTGCCAGTGACAACCGTACCCTGACGGTTGCGGGCTTGGCGCAGGGTTCTGCGCTGCGACCGGGGGATTACCTGTCGATCAATCAGGCGCTTTACAGCGTCGTGACGGCAGGTCCCGCAAACGCCCAGGGCCGGGCGACGATCGCGATCATCCCGCATTTGCGTTTCGGCACTCCTGCCGGGGCCACAGTCGAACTCCGACAGCCCGAAATGCTCGCCGTGGTCGAGAACATCCAGCCCGCGACCTTTGAGGCGGCGATTGCGGGGGCTGCCTCGTTCACCATTCAGCAGGTGCATCCATGAGACCCACGTCCCCGGCCCTGACGGCCCACCGCAACCAGCGCAGCAGCGTCCATGCCGAGCACCTGGTCTGGATCGCTGCGCGCAACCGTGAGGACAATTCCATCGAGACGGTCGGGCTGTGGACCGGCAGCGGCCAGCGGTCATTCACCGTGGACAACGTGGTGCGTCGGTTCAATGGTGGGTGCATTGCGGACCTTTCCGCCTTGCACGACGAAGCCGGTATTCGGGTCCGGCGCAAAACCCTAACTTTGGCGGGAACGGCAGCCTCCACCGAGACAGCTTTGCGTATATACGACACCTACAATGCACCCGTCACGATCTGGCGGGCAGAGTTCAATGCGGACAAAAACCTTCTGGCAGCCCCCGAGAGGGTATGGCGCGGGGTGGTAGAGGCCGCTCCGTTCACGACCGCTGCGATCACCGATGACGGTGTAGCGCTCTGCACCGTTGATCTGACCCTGATATCCGATGCCTGGCGGCTGACCGTCATGCCGCCCCTCACGAAAGCCGCGGCGACGCAGGGGCTTCGGAACGGGGATCAGGGGCGACGGTATTCCAATGTCCATGACGCGACCGTGCAGTGGGGCGAAACGCAGCAAGCGCCGAAGAAGCGCAAGAAGTTTCTGGGGATATTCTGATGGATCGCCTTTCGGATTGGCGCGCCCGCCTGGTGGATTACCTGACGGAATGGCGCGACGTTCCCTTCGCCTATGGCACCGCCGATTGCTGGATCTTTGCGATGGGCGCGGCACACGCGTGCACGGGGCAAGACCATATCAGCGGGGTGCGAGACTATGACACCCGAGATGCGGGGCTCTCGCTGCTGCGTGAGATCACTGGGCGCAAGAGCCACGTCGATTTCGTCTACCGCACCTTTGGGAAGTTGCCGTCGATCTGGCTGGCGATGCCAGGCGATATCGCGACGATCGACACTCACGATGGCATCGG includes:
- a CDS encoding phage tail tube protein, which produces MLEIESQADIGYQDELWIGPFGDGQTPTAWTQILGVEELGMPEKTPEDVDVTHMQSPGRSRETRPGLMAVADFSQDIQFWPEHPSQVLLDDLAELTEAGEPAYVLIEMNVGGMRRTYRGYVNSFTPSGSVGDKRMASLAMKVFDRVANSRVPA
- a CDS encoding DUF6950 family protein, yielding MDRLSDWRARLVDYLTEWRDVPFAYGTADCWIFAMGAAHACTGQDHISGVRDYDTRDAGLSLLREITGRKSHVDFVYRTFGKLPSIWLAMPGDIATIDTHDGIGLGVVQGDSGIYVLTEHDGWQVVPLEKARGVYAVGSRGR
- a CDS encoding DUF2511 domain-containing protein, translated to MKTFFYVTGIGLVFILVIALLASPGDQNTVGAAEYGADWPLTVDSGVLACRKSAATIRASGTTYALNGTARQAGHTSIEPIWKTDQVIAGQELKKSLGPLIKAANALCD
- a CDS encoding phage tail tape measure protein, translated to MSVAVTAPVVGFGALTVRTAAQFEQSMSRVGAVSGATADQLNRLSDQAKELGRTTQFSASQAADGMSFLAMAGFDVDQILTAMPGTLQLAAAAQMDLASAADTASNILSGFGKDVGELSHVNDVLAKTFTSTNTSMQQLGDAMSYVGPIASTAGAEFEEVSAAIGLLGNAGIQGERAGTALRGSLSKMLQPTSAVKRQMDEAGLSFTDATGRLLPLVDIIEQLEPHADDAALMLSIFGQEAGPGMAALVAQGSGALRDLTGELRESGGTAARIADLQMDNLNGQIKALQSAFEGLQLAIADSGLLAMITGLTKRLTEFVQNLSNTSPNVVKYGVVIGGLAAVLGPVIIALGLMASAIAAIGVPIAGAILAISGITAAIVAFWPEIEKAGAAVFEFGRNVSEAILGILPERISSVLLALRQTIVDIFTSIPDFIRHVPSLMAESFATTPAAVLGFFRDLPQNIVDLFSALPGMMAEVGRNILDGLLAGLRERWEGVRESVTGFASGMVDSVKERLGIHSPSRVFREIGQNIMQGLGLGVTDEAGNAVGAMQVATDGMVGNAAQIGNGFASMESTASSAFRGLITGTQTMAETVGVILQRLSDRLLDSAFSSLWGGLGKSSWGQAIGGFFGGIGANANGTNNWRGGLTWVNERGGELMNLPNGTQIIPHDVSKRMADRMNGQPITYAPSYHLGGTATKEDISRLKSEMARDQAQFTQRVQASLQRPRG